One stretch of Pieris brassicae chromosome 8, ilPieBrab1.1, whole genome shotgun sequence DNA includes these proteins:
- the LOC123713283 gene encoding uncharacterized protein LOC123713283, with translation MSSACLLSPRLQSNCFEVVTTVAYCLHLQLYRDPKDRYKKGQTKASLSLQHFLGFESGFTLDKESNTIAIICQDVIVVLAFESRERLIAWQVKVGSLLGSPKQYLVMIGNAGSKKLPAGPARLHLQGRKFTLTSGVPPRVLGIWELAHLRRYGVMEGRFCFEGGSRCGKGEGLHLLITDQAQDITDAFDQAAQSSVSTPKPKRGFERTRPNTRLSEMNTQPFDQSMPDSASALYEENYFGEDCGESPSFWPSDERRGLQQSEFRADRGEPPKAPWNGADHVTLERCSNCQSKIGAVSRLSTVALTPGTNFQPEWTMEAVPGSSSDNSSTSTEYLTPRDVKNNLNTCNCKDRPPDRPPKPAHFDQKRPPALLPQQPSHNYFKDEDVLVHNPKVGPYENYDVPKNLHSDIDNVEYYDTPKKIRQALSEDLFQVTQTSSPDSLVLKKQCGCLLKFGSKKKPVIIDCDDSLRPVDCPCQKVTDWANSLIGLPYCNRSSSNENLIQADTARSSDEGALYATVDVSRKTNRQSTSTSKDSDESYQHIATNYQNMDMSDEKECEGPYGNYENLEFALSLEYYENAKDLLKKAGVTQSELDALSANIDIASKAVPKKKNLCLKCGHTQSSKGGPHNTRTKCDEYLLMEPPKESKIEVPCGVNGSNPGYTPMVPNPNWSQSLKHPSQKMERVEIEKSLSIPTLNGNSMHDNSPESSQTKEAMQKRSCSVDSAPLLEDLKEYDTSIGSHLTSSSLETLRNLALENRLTSPCHNDRDCYDCCKSSGSDNKISDESSTKDIPHLRNKHIDNAQIKRSSSVPCKGGNRDSSSSNDSGVSSCSMKHAVEYQDFEMPLTSNQSRYHYMVQKRLRGGITSCVHSSLPRKSKSSDPLRDMSMQIHKANIRAKSSSAEAEIPVLPPKQFKGIVDTHSTSSGTSDMSDYIETLSLTSSQSSSDTQTGVRINRQPTNTLRPRSGKEYHNIDPIITSMFKNSKDLANYSNLP, from the exons ATGTCGAGCGCGTGTCTCTTATCACCAAGACTGCAGTCAAATTGTTTCGAAGTCGTGACAACCGTCGCCT ACTGCCTTCACCTACAATTGTATCGCGACCCCAAGGACAGATACAAGAAGGGCCAAACTAAGGCTTCTCTATCACTCCAACACTTCTTGGGCTTTGAATCTGGCTTCACTCTTGATAAGGAGTCAAATACCATTGCTATAATATGCCAAGATGTGATCGTAGTTTTGGCGTTTGAATCCAGAGAGAGGTTAATCGCATGGCAAGTCAAAGTGGGCTCTCTGCTCGGCTCCCCAAAACAGTATCTGGTGATGATCGGTAATGCAGGGTCAAAGAAGTTGCCTGCGGGACCAGCAAGACTACATTTGCAGGGCCGGAAGTTTACGCTAACCAGTGGTGTCCCACCGAGAGTGCTCGGAATTTGGGAGCTAGCTCATTTAAG GCGCTATGGCGTTATGGAAGGTCGATTTTGTTTCGAGGGTGGGTCTCGCTGCGGCAAAGGCGAAGGGCTGCATCTGCTTATTACAGACCAAGCACAGGACATCACAGATGCCTTTGACCAGGCCGCGCAGTCCAGCGTGTCCACACCCAAACCCAAACGTG GTTTTGAAAGAACCAGACCGAATACACGTTTGTCAGAAATGAATACTCAACCGTTTGACCAGTCTATGCCAGACTCAGCAAGTGCTCTTTACGAAGAGAACTATTTTGGTGAGGATTGTGGAGAGAGCCCTTCATTTTGGCCTTCAGATGAAAGACGAGGTCTACAACAATCCGAGTTCAGAGCCGATCGAGGCGAACCACCTAAAGCACCCTGGAACGGGGCCGATCATGTTACCCTCGAAAGATGCAGCAACTGTCAGTCAAAAATTGGTGCAGTGTCTCGATTATCTACCGTAGCGTTGACTCCAGGAACTAATTTTCAACCCGAGTGGACTATGGAGGCAGTACCAGGCAGTAGTTCAGACAACTCGTCAACTAGCACCGAGTACTTGACCCCTAGAGacgtgaaaaataatttaaatacatgtaACTGCAAAGATAGACCTCCAGACAGACCCCCAAAACCGGCACATTTTGATCAGAAACGACCTCCAGCTCTTTTGCCGCAACAACCATCTCATAATTATTTCAAGGATGAAGATGTTCTTGTACATAATCCCAAGGTGGGCCCCTATGAAAACTATGATGTTCCTAAAAACTTGCATTCTGAC attgATAATGTGGAGTATTATGATACgccaaaaaaaattagacaAGCCTTGTCGGAGGACTTATTTCAAGTAACTCAAACTTCCTCACCTGATTCCTTAGTGCTGAAGAAACAATGTGGTTGTTTACTCAAATTTGGTTCAAAGAAAAAACCAGTGATCATAGATTGCGACGACAGTTTACGGCCCGTGGACTGTCCTTGTCAGAAGGTCACTGATTGGGCAAATAGTCTGATTGGCCTGCCGTACTGCAATCGCAGTTCTAGCAACGAAAACTTAATCCAAGCGGATACGGCTCGCAGCAGTGACGAAGGAGCTTTATATGCAACCGTTGACGTTTCTAGGAAGACTAATCGCCAAAGTACATCTACCAGTAAAGACTCTGATGAATCTTACCAGCATATTGCCACAAATTACCAAAATATGGATATGAGTGACGAAAAAGAATGCGAAGGGCCATACGGAAACTATGAGAATTTAGAATTTGCTCTATCTTTAGAGTACTATGAAAATGCAAaagatttgttaaaaaaagcaGGAGTAACCCAAAGCGAACTTGATGCCTTAAGTGCGAATATTGATATTGCCTCAAAAGCTGTCCCGAAAAAGAAAAACCTTTGTTTAAAGTGTGGCCATACCCAGTCATCAAAAGGTGGACCACATAATACTAGGACAAAATGTGATGAATACTTGCTTATGGAACCACCAAAAGAATCCAAAATCGAGGTTCCCTGTGGAGTCAATGGATCAAATCCTGGCTATACCCCTATGGTACCCAATCCAAATTGGTCGCAAAGTTTGAAACACCCTTCACAGAAAATGGAGCGTGTGGAAATAGAAAAAAGTCTAAGCATTCCCACCCTAAATGGCAATTCAATGCATGATAATAGTCCAGAGAGTAGCCAAACAAAAGAAGCAATGCAAAAACGTTCATGTTCTGTTGATTCCGCTCCTCTCCTTGAAGATTTAAAAGAATATGACACCAGTATAGGAAGTCACTTGACTTCGTCCTCTTTGGAAACACTGAGAAATTTGGCTTTAGAAAACAGACTAACTTCACCGTGCCATAACGATAGGGATTGTTATGACTGCTGTAAGTCATCTGGATCAGATAATAAGATATCAGATGAAAGCTCGACAAAAGATATCCCACATTTACGAAATAAACATATAGATAATGCCCAAATCAAGCGATCGTCAAGCGTCCCCTGCAAAGGCGGAAACAGAGATTCGTCGAGTTCCAATGACTCTGGAGTATCAAGTTGCTCTATGAAACATGCTGTTGAATATCAAGATTTTGAAATGCCCCTCACATCAAACCAGTCACGATATCATTACATGGTGCAGAAAAGACTTCGAGGCGGTATTACTAGTTGCGTCCATTCGTCGCTGCCAAGAAAATCGAAGTCATCCGATCCACTTCGTGACATGTCAATGCAAATCCACAAGGCAAACATACGGGCGAAATCTTCGTCTGCGGAGGCTGAAATACCAGTTTTACCGCCAAAACAGTTTAAAG gTATAGTCGACACTCATAGTACATCAAGTGGAACTTCAGACATGTCGGACTACATTGAAACGCTTTCTTTAACCTCATCTCAATCCTCTTCAGATACGCAGACAGGTGTCAG GATCAATCGTCAGCCTACGAACACGTTGAGGCCCCGTTCCGGCAAAGAATACCACAACATTGACCCGATCATAACATCCATGTTTAAGAACAGTAAAGACCTGGCCAACTACTCTAACTTGCCCTAG